One stretch of Equus caballus isolate H_3958 breed thoroughbred chromosome 24, TB-T2T, whole genome shotgun sequence DNA includes these proteins:
- the PLEKHG3 gene encoding pleckstrin homology domain-containing family G member 3 isoform X5, translating into MGALLRKANLTGVPEPGSDARMPVSASLRQDGSQERPVSLSSSTSSSGSSRDSRGAMEEPNASEAAAENGAGSPRGRHPPNSNNNSSGWLNRRGPLSPFNSRAAAAPAHKLSYLGRVVREIVETERMYVQDLRSIVEDYLLKIIDTPGLLKPEQVSALFGNIENIYALNSQLLRDLDSCNSDPVAVASCFVERSQEFDIYTQYCNNYPNSVAALTECMRDKQQAKFFRDRQELLQHSLPLGSYLLKPVQRILKYHLLLQEIAKHFDEEEDGFEVVEDAIDTMTCVAWYINDMKRRHEHAVRLQEIQSLLINWKGPDLTIYGELVLEGTFRVHRVRNERTFFLFDKALLITKKRGDHFVYKGHIPCSSLMLIESTRDSLCFTVTHYKHSKQQYSIQAKTVEEKRSWTHHIKRLILENHHTTIPQKAKEAILEMDSYYPNRYRHSPERLKKAWSSQDEVSTHMQQGRRQSEPHQPPYSRATLPSRQRGLVVPGLKGRRKSEPTRHLLRQLSEKARAAGMKHAGSAGTLLDFGQPAHPRGLQPEAEGAAQEEQEEEEEEVVEEEEEEEEEQAFQVSLEDLAGHEGSEKGARPEPPGSEEEEEESLAVAEQAKGRRESEGSKSCRSPSGRSPTRAEKRMSFESASSLPEVEPDPESGTEQEVFATVEGPSTEEMPSDSESPEVLDAQLDVHQELLGLDHPGGIVDFVVAESTEDLKALSSEEEEEEPESLLPPSVLDQASVIAERFVSSFSRRSSLALEDSKSSGFGTPRLTSRSSSVLSLEGSEKGLARGGSTSDPLGSQLPQEVDTTVGAAMESGPSVNGTQPPSPGCPVEPDKSSCKKKESMLSTRDRLLLDKIKSYYENAEHHDAGFSIRRRESLSYIPKGLVRNSVSRFNSLPKPDPEPVAPLGHKRQAGSRPASWALFDLPGPGEAGAGEPAPITDAEFRPSSEIVKIWEGMESSGGSPRKGPGQGQANGFDLHEPLFILEEHELGAITEESATASPESVSPTERPSPAHLARELKELVKELSNGTQGELVAPLHPRIVQLSHVMDSRVSERVKNKVYQLARQYSLRIKSKSVTARPPLQWEKAAATVPRLQEEAGAPSGGSGRRKPVLSLLNPEQPTTGQEPSPPKPCSAGETSPRRFSCSPSAASPRTPSSGVRPSSRSPLSPFNTETFHWPDVRELCSKYASYDESLQAEGSRPRGPPVYRSRSVPESIVEPPLPGRAGRCSSLSSQRARAGLEAAQLQPPGALPPGGPAAEGALYVTADLTLDNNRRVIVMEKGPLPQPPVGLEDGGGHGPSLPAARVGQGQDFQESAEYRPKEEGPRDPADPSQQGRVRNLREKFQALNSVG; encoded by the exons ATGGGAGCCCTCTTGAGGAAAGCG aATCTCACCGGGGTGCCCGAGCCAGGCAGCGATGCCAGGATGcccgtctctgcctccctccGCCAGGATGGCAGCCAGGAGCGGCCGGTGAGCCTGAGCTCCAGCACCTCCTCGTCGGGCTCCTCCCGTGACAGCCGCGGCGCCATGGAGGAGCCCAATGCCTCCGAGGCTGCAGCCGAGAACGGGGCGGGCTCCCCACGCGGCCGGCATCCCcccaacagcaacaacaactCCAGCGGCTGGCTGAACAGGAGGGGGCCCCTGTCCCCGTTCAACAGCCGGGCGGCCGCAGCGCCTGCGCACAAGCTCAGCTACCTGGGCCGAGTGGTGCGGGAGATCGTGGAAACGGAGCGCATGTACGTGCAGGACCTGCGCAGCATCGTTGAG GACTACCTCTTGAAGATCATCGACACgcccgggctgctgaagccagAACAAGTCAGTGCCCTCTTTGGGAACATAGAAAACATCTACGCACTGAACAG CCAGCTACTCAGAGACCTGGACAGCTGCAATAGTGACCCCGTGGCTGTGGCCAGCTGCTTTGTGGAAAGG AGCCAGGAGTTTGATATCTACACCCAGTACTGCAACAACTACCCCAA CTCGGTGGCAGCCCTGACGGAGTGCATGCGGGACAAGCAGCAGGCCAAGTTCTTCCGGGACCGGCAGGAGCTGCTGCAGCACTCACTGCCCTTGGGCTCCTACCTGCTGAAGCCTGTGCAGCGCATCCTCAAGTACCACCTGCTGCTCCAG GAAATTGCAAAACATTTTGATGAAGAAGAGGATGGCTTTGAGGTGGTAGAGGATGCCATTGACACCATGACCTGTGTGGCCTGGTACATCAACGACATGAAGAGGAGGCACGAGCATGCAGTCCGGCTCCAG GAGATTCAGTCGCTGCTTATCAACTGGAAGGGGCCAGACCTGACCATCTATGGGGAGCTCGTCCTGGAGGGCACGTTCCGTGTGCACCGCGTGCGCAACGAGAGGACCTTCTTCCTCTTTGACAAAGCGCTGCTTATCACCAAGAAGCGGGGCGATCACTTTGTCTACAAGGGTCACATCCCG TGCTCCTCCCTAATGCTGATTGAAAGCACCAGAGATTCCCTGTGCTTCACCGTCACCCACTACAAGCACAGCAAGCAGCAGTACAGCATCCAG GCCAAAACAGTGGAGGAGAAACGGAGCTGGACTCACCACATCAAGAGGCTCATCCTGGAGAATCACCATACCACCATCCCCCAGAAG GCCAAGGAAGCCATCCTGGAAATGGATTCCTACT ATCCCAATCGGTACCGGCATAGCCCAGAGCGGCTGAAGAAGGCTTGGTCCTCCCAGGATGAGGTGTCTACCCACATGCAGCAGGGCCGCCGGCAGTCAG AGCCTCATCAGCCCCCGTACAGCCGGGCAACACTCCCCAGCAGGCAGCGAGGCCTCGTAGTGCCAGGCCTTAAGGGCCGCAGAAAGTCGG aGCCAACCAGACACCTGCTCAGGCAACTCAGTGAGAAAG CCAGAGCAGCGGGAATGAAG CATGCGGGCAGTGCCGGCACTCTCCTGGACTTTGGGCAGCCCGCCCATCCTCGGGGCCTGCAGCCGGAGGCTGAAGGGGCTgcccaggaggagcaggaggaagaggaggaggaggtggtggaggaggaggaggaggaggaggaggagcaggcctTTCAGGTCTCTCTGGAGGACCTGGCAGGGCATGAAGGCAGCGAGAAGGGGGCCAGGCCGGAGCCCCCAGgctcggaggaggaggaggaggagagcctggCAGTGGCGGAGCAG GCAAAGGGGCGCAGGGAGTCTGAAGGCTCCAAGAGCTGCAGAAGCCCCAGCGGTCGCTCTCCAACCCGTGCTGAGAAGCGCATGAGCTTTGAGTCGGCCTCCTCCTTGCCAGAG GTTGAGCCAGACCCTGAGTCTGGGACAGAGCAGGAGGTGTTTGCCACTGTGGAAGGTCCCAGCACCGAGGAGATGCCCTCAGACTCAGAGTCTCCAGAAGTCCTGGATGCACAGCTTGACGTCCATCAGGAGCTGCTGGGGCTGGACCACCCAGGTGGCATAGTGGACTTCGTGGTGGCTGAGAGCACTGAGGACCTTAAGGCCCTGagcagtgaggaggaggaggaggagcccgAGAGCCTCCTGCCCCCCTCTGTGTTGGACCAGGCCAGTGTCATTGCTGAGCGGTTCGTCAGCAGCTTCTCTCGGCGGAGCAGCCTGGCGCTGGAGGACAGCAAGTCAAGTGGCTTCGGGACCCCGAGACTCACCAGCCGGAGCAGCAGTGTGCTCAGCCTAGAGGGCAGCGAGAAGGGCCTGGCCCGAGGTGGTAGCACCTCAGACCCCCTCGGCTCTCAGCTCCCCCAGGAAGTCGACACTACTGTGGGGGCGGCCATGGAGAGCGGCCCTTCTGTCAATGGGACACAGCCCCCAAGCCCAGGCTGCCCAGTGGAGCCAGACAAGTCTTCCTGCAAGAAGAAGGAATCTATGCTCTCCACCCGAGACCGGCTGTTGCTGGACAAAATCAAGAGCTACTACGAAAACGCAGAGCATCATGATGCGGGTTTTAGCATCCGGCGCCGGGAGAGCCTTTCCTACATCCCCAAAGGGCTGGTGAGAAACTCTGTCTCCAGGTTCAACAGCCTTCCCAAGCCGGACCCGGAGCCAGTGGCTCCGCTGGGCCACAAGAGACAGGCAGGCTCCCGGCCGGCTTCGTGGGCCCTGTTTGACCTCCCAGGACCAGGCGAGGCGGGCGCTGGGGAGCCAGCTCCTATCACAGATGCTGAGTTCCGCCCATCTTCAGAAATTGTTAAGATCTGGGAGGGAATGGAGTCTTCTGGGGGGAGCCCTCGGAAGGGGCCAGGCCAAGGCCAGGCCAATGGCTTTGACCTGCACGAGCCACTCTTCATCCTGGAGGAGCATGAGCTGGGGGCCATCACCGAGGAGTCAGCCACTGCCTCACCGGAGAGTGTCTCCCCGACTGAGCGGCCCAGCCCGGCCCACCTGGCgcgggagctgaaggagctgGTGAAGGAGCTGAGCAATGGCACCCAGGGGGAGCTGGTGGCCCCATTGCACCCCCGCATTGTGCAGCTCTCCCACGTGATGGACAGCCGCGTGAGCGAGCGAGTCAAGAACAAAGTCTACCAGCTGGCCCGCCAGTACAGTCTCCGGATCAAGAGCAAGTCAGTGACGGCCAGACCGCCACTGCAGTGGGAGAAGGCGGCTGCCACCGTTCCCCGCCTGCAGGAGGAGGCTGGAGCGCCGTCAGGTGGCTCAG GTAGGAGAAAGCCGGTGCTGTCCCTCCTCAACCCCGAGCAGCCGACGACAGGCCAGGAGCCCAGCCCGCCCAAGCCCTGCTCTGCCGGGGAGACGTCGCCACGGCGCTTCTCCTGCAGCCCCTCTGCTGCCAGCCCAAGGACCCCCTCCTCTGGTGTCCGGCCCTCCTCGAGAAGCCCCCTCAGCCCCTTCAATACTGAGACCTTCCACTGGCCTGACGTGCGGGAGCTCTGCTCCAAGTACGCCTCCTACGACGAGTCACTCCAGGCTGAGGGCAGCCGGCCCCGCGGCCCGCCCGTCTACCGCAGCCGCTCGGTGCCCGAGAGCATAGTGGAGCCGCCTCTGCCGGGCAGGGCGGGCCGCTGCAGCAGCCTGAGCTCCCAGAGGGCCCGCGCAGGCCTGGAGGCCGCCcagctgcagcctcctggggCGCTGCCCCCAGGCGGGCCGGCCGCAGAGGGGGCCCTGTACGTGACCGCAGACCTCACCCTGGACAACAACCGGCGGGTGATTGTCATGGAGAAggggcccctgccccagccccctgtGGGGCTGGAGGACGGCGGTGGGCACGGACCAAGCCTGCCAGCggccagggtggggcagggccaggatttCCAGGAGTCTGCAGAGTATCGGCCAAAGGAAGAGGGTCCCAGGGACCCAGCGGACCCCAGCCAGCAGGGGAGAGTGAGAAACCTGCGGGAGAAATTCCAGGCCTTGAACTCCGTAGGTTGA
- the PLEKHG3 gene encoding pleckstrin homology domain-containing family G member 3 isoform X10, which produces MGALLRKANLTGVPEPGSDARMPVSASLRQDGSQERPVSLSSSTSSSGSSRDSRGAMEEPNASEAAAENGAGSPRGRHPPNSNNNSSGWLNRRGPLSPFNSRAAAAPAHKLSYLGRVVREIVETERMYVQDLRSIVEDYLLKIIDTPGLLKPEQVSALFGNIENIYALNSQLLRDLDSCNSDPVAVASCFVERSQEFDIYTQYCNNYPNSVAALTECMRDKQQAKFFRDRQELLQHSLPLGSYLLKPVQRILKYHLLLQEIAKHFDEEEDGFEVVEDAIDTMTCVAWYINDMKRRHEHAVRLQEIQSLLINWKGPDLTIYGELVLEGTFRVHRVRNERTFFLFDKALLITKKRGDHFVYKGHIPCSSLMLIESTRDSLCFTVTHYKHSKQQYSIQAKTVEEKRSWTHHIKRLILENHHTTIPQKAKEAILEMDSYYPNRYRHSPERLKKAWSSQDEVSTHMQQGRRQSEPTRHLLRQLSEKARAAGMKHAGSAGTLLDFGQPAHPRGLQPEAEGAAQEEQEEEEEEVVEEEEEEEEEQAFQVSLEDLAGHEGSEKGARPEPPGSEEEEEESLAVAEQAKGRRESEGSKSCRSPSGRSPTRAEKRMSFESASSLPEVEPDPESGTEQEVFATVEGPSTEEMPSDSESPEVLDAQLDVHQELLGLDHPGGIVDFVVAESTEDLKALSSEEEEEEPESLLPPSVLDQASVIAERFVSSFSRRSSLALEDSKSSGFGTPRLTSRSSSVLSLEGSEKGLARGGSTSDPLGSQLPQEVDTTVGAAMESGPSVNGTQPPSPGCPVEPDKSSCKKKESMLSTRDRLLLDKIKSYYENAEHHDAGFSIRRRESLSYIPKGLVRNSVSRFNSLPKPDPEPVAPLGHKRQAGSRPASWALFDLPGPGEAGAGEPAPITDAEFRPSSEIVKIWEGMESSGGSPRKGPGQGQANGFDLHEPLFILEEHELGAITEESATASPESVSPTERPSPAHLARELKELVKELSNGTQGELVAPLHPRIVQLSHVMDSRVSERVKNKVYQLARQYSLRIKSKSVTARPPLQWEKAAATVPRLQEEAGAPSGGSGRRKPVLSLLNPEQPTTGQEPSPPKPCSAGETSPRRFSCSPSAASPRTPSSGVRPSSRSPLSPFNTETFHWPDVRELCSKYASYDESLQAEGSRPRGPPVYRSRSVPESIVEPPLPGRAGRCSSLSSQRARAGLEAAQLQPPGALPPGGPAAEGALYVTADLTLDNNRRVIVMEKGPLPQPPVGLEDGGGHGPSLPAARVGQGQDFQESAEYRPKEEGPRDPADPSQQGRVRNLREKFQALNSVG; this is translated from the exons ATGGGAGCCCTCTTGAGGAAAGCG aATCTCACCGGGGTGCCCGAGCCAGGCAGCGATGCCAGGATGcccgtctctgcctccctccGCCAGGATGGCAGCCAGGAGCGGCCGGTGAGCCTGAGCTCCAGCACCTCCTCGTCGGGCTCCTCCCGTGACAGCCGCGGCGCCATGGAGGAGCCCAATGCCTCCGAGGCTGCAGCCGAGAACGGGGCGGGCTCCCCACGCGGCCGGCATCCCcccaacagcaacaacaactCCAGCGGCTGGCTGAACAGGAGGGGGCCCCTGTCCCCGTTCAACAGCCGGGCGGCCGCAGCGCCTGCGCACAAGCTCAGCTACCTGGGCCGAGTGGTGCGGGAGATCGTGGAAACGGAGCGCATGTACGTGCAGGACCTGCGCAGCATCGTTGAG GACTACCTCTTGAAGATCATCGACACgcccgggctgctgaagccagAACAAGTCAGTGCCCTCTTTGGGAACATAGAAAACATCTACGCACTGAACAG CCAGCTACTCAGAGACCTGGACAGCTGCAATAGTGACCCCGTGGCTGTGGCCAGCTGCTTTGTGGAAAGG AGCCAGGAGTTTGATATCTACACCCAGTACTGCAACAACTACCCCAA CTCGGTGGCAGCCCTGACGGAGTGCATGCGGGACAAGCAGCAGGCCAAGTTCTTCCGGGACCGGCAGGAGCTGCTGCAGCACTCACTGCCCTTGGGCTCCTACCTGCTGAAGCCTGTGCAGCGCATCCTCAAGTACCACCTGCTGCTCCAG GAAATTGCAAAACATTTTGATGAAGAAGAGGATGGCTTTGAGGTGGTAGAGGATGCCATTGACACCATGACCTGTGTGGCCTGGTACATCAACGACATGAAGAGGAGGCACGAGCATGCAGTCCGGCTCCAG GAGATTCAGTCGCTGCTTATCAACTGGAAGGGGCCAGACCTGACCATCTATGGGGAGCTCGTCCTGGAGGGCACGTTCCGTGTGCACCGCGTGCGCAACGAGAGGACCTTCTTCCTCTTTGACAAAGCGCTGCTTATCACCAAGAAGCGGGGCGATCACTTTGTCTACAAGGGTCACATCCCG TGCTCCTCCCTAATGCTGATTGAAAGCACCAGAGATTCCCTGTGCTTCACCGTCACCCACTACAAGCACAGCAAGCAGCAGTACAGCATCCAG GCCAAAACAGTGGAGGAGAAACGGAGCTGGACTCACCACATCAAGAGGCTCATCCTGGAGAATCACCATACCACCATCCCCCAGAAG GCCAAGGAAGCCATCCTGGAAATGGATTCCTACT ATCCCAATCGGTACCGGCATAGCCCAGAGCGGCTGAAGAAGGCTTGGTCCTCCCAGGATGAGGTGTCTACCCACATGCAGCAGGGCCGCCGGCAGTCAG aGCCAACCAGACACCTGCTCAGGCAACTCAGTGAGAAAG CCAGAGCAGCGGGAATGAAG CATGCGGGCAGTGCCGGCACTCTCCTGGACTTTGGGCAGCCCGCCCATCCTCGGGGCCTGCAGCCGGAGGCTGAAGGGGCTgcccaggaggagcaggaggaagaggaggaggaggtggtggaggaggaggaggaggaggaggaggagcaggcctTTCAGGTCTCTCTGGAGGACCTGGCAGGGCATGAAGGCAGCGAGAAGGGGGCCAGGCCGGAGCCCCCAGgctcggaggaggaggaggaggagagcctggCAGTGGCGGAGCAG GCAAAGGGGCGCAGGGAGTCTGAAGGCTCCAAGAGCTGCAGAAGCCCCAGCGGTCGCTCTCCAACCCGTGCTGAGAAGCGCATGAGCTTTGAGTCGGCCTCCTCCTTGCCAGAG GTTGAGCCAGACCCTGAGTCTGGGACAGAGCAGGAGGTGTTTGCCACTGTGGAAGGTCCCAGCACCGAGGAGATGCCCTCAGACTCAGAGTCTCCAGAAGTCCTGGATGCACAGCTTGACGTCCATCAGGAGCTGCTGGGGCTGGACCACCCAGGTGGCATAGTGGACTTCGTGGTGGCTGAGAGCACTGAGGACCTTAAGGCCCTGagcagtgaggaggaggaggaggagcccgAGAGCCTCCTGCCCCCCTCTGTGTTGGACCAGGCCAGTGTCATTGCTGAGCGGTTCGTCAGCAGCTTCTCTCGGCGGAGCAGCCTGGCGCTGGAGGACAGCAAGTCAAGTGGCTTCGGGACCCCGAGACTCACCAGCCGGAGCAGCAGTGTGCTCAGCCTAGAGGGCAGCGAGAAGGGCCTGGCCCGAGGTGGTAGCACCTCAGACCCCCTCGGCTCTCAGCTCCCCCAGGAAGTCGACACTACTGTGGGGGCGGCCATGGAGAGCGGCCCTTCTGTCAATGGGACACAGCCCCCAAGCCCAGGCTGCCCAGTGGAGCCAGACAAGTCTTCCTGCAAGAAGAAGGAATCTATGCTCTCCACCCGAGACCGGCTGTTGCTGGACAAAATCAAGAGCTACTACGAAAACGCAGAGCATCATGATGCGGGTTTTAGCATCCGGCGCCGGGAGAGCCTTTCCTACATCCCCAAAGGGCTGGTGAGAAACTCTGTCTCCAGGTTCAACAGCCTTCCCAAGCCGGACCCGGAGCCAGTGGCTCCGCTGGGCCACAAGAGACAGGCAGGCTCCCGGCCGGCTTCGTGGGCCCTGTTTGACCTCCCAGGACCAGGCGAGGCGGGCGCTGGGGAGCCAGCTCCTATCACAGATGCTGAGTTCCGCCCATCTTCAGAAATTGTTAAGATCTGGGAGGGAATGGAGTCTTCTGGGGGGAGCCCTCGGAAGGGGCCAGGCCAAGGCCAGGCCAATGGCTTTGACCTGCACGAGCCACTCTTCATCCTGGAGGAGCATGAGCTGGGGGCCATCACCGAGGAGTCAGCCACTGCCTCACCGGAGAGTGTCTCCCCGACTGAGCGGCCCAGCCCGGCCCACCTGGCgcgggagctgaaggagctgGTGAAGGAGCTGAGCAATGGCACCCAGGGGGAGCTGGTGGCCCCATTGCACCCCCGCATTGTGCAGCTCTCCCACGTGATGGACAGCCGCGTGAGCGAGCGAGTCAAGAACAAAGTCTACCAGCTGGCCCGCCAGTACAGTCTCCGGATCAAGAGCAAGTCAGTGACGGCCAGACCGCCACTGCAGTGGGAGAAGGCGGCTGCCACCGTTCCCCGCCTGCAGGAGGAGGCTGGAGCGCCGTCAGGTGGCTCAG GTAGGAGAAAGCCGGTGCTGTCCCTCCTCAACCCCGAGCAGCCGACGACAGGCCAGGAGCCCAGCCCGCCCAAGCCCTGCTCTGCCGGGGAGACGTCGCCACGGCGCTTCTCCTGCAGCCCCTCTGCTGCCAGCCCAAGGACCCCCTCCTCTGGTGTCCGGCCCTCCTCGAGAAGCCCCCTCAGCCCCTTCAATACTGAGACCTTCCACTGGCCTGACGTGCGGGAGCTCTGCTCCAAGTACGCCTCCTACGACGAGTCACTCCAGGCTGAGGGCAGCCGGCCCCGCGGCCCGCCCGTCTACCGCAGCCGCTCGGTGCCCGAGAGCATAGTGGAGCCGCCTCTGCCGGGCAGGGCGGGCCGCTGCAGCAGCCTGAGCTCCCAGAGGGCCCGCGCAGGCCTGGAGGCCGCCcagctgcagcctcctggggCGCTGCCCCCAGGCGGGCCGGCCGCAGAGGGGGCCCTGTACGTGACCGCAGACCTCACCCTGGACAACAACCGGCGGGTGATTGTCATGGAGAAggggcccctgccccagccccctgtGGGGCTGGAGGACGGCGGTGGGCACGGACCAAGCCTGCCAGCggccagggtggggcagggccaggatttCCAGGAGTCTGCAGAGTATCGGCCAAAGGAAGAGGGTCCCAGGGACCCAGCGGACCCCAGCCAGCAGGGGAGAGTGAGAAACCTGCGGGAGAAATTCCAGGCCTTGAACTCCGTAGGTTGA